From one Halosimplex rubrum genomic stretch:
- a CDS encoding DUF5808 domain-containing protein: MVDKPTSGSLFGIPYNFEQPSLKRMLSTYWQPGEGMLVEKPFGVGYTLNLASWRSWVVLAVAGALWWQGNQSAGEAEFDEDEDEPVEVVVED, translated from the coding sequence ATGGTCGACAAGCCCACTTCGGGGTCGCTGTTCGGCATTCCGTACAACTTCGAGCAGCCGAGTCTCAAGCGGATGCTCTCGACGTACTGGCAGCCCGGCGAGGGGATGCTCGTCGAGAAACCGTTCGGCGTCGGCTACACGCTCAACCTCGCCTCCTGGCGCTCGTGGGTCGTCCTCGCGGTCGCCGGCGCCCTCTGGTGGCAGGGGAACCAGAGCGCCGGCGAGGCCGAGTTCGACGAGGACGAGGACGAACCCGTCGAAGTCGTCGTCGAGGACTGA
- a CDS encoding non-canonical purine NTP pyrophosphatase — MTVTFVTTNPGKVNEAREYLAEPVEQLDFDTPEIQSADLGAIAAHKARAAYEHAGEPVFVDDAGLFVEAFDGFPGPFSSYVHDTVGVERVWRLTGEEDDRAASFRGVVAYCDGDDFEATPEPVDREDRRGQDRSADERAAATTDERVRTDDGDLSVKLFYGVVPGEIVAPRGDGGFGYDPIFEYDDRTFAEMDPDEKNAVSHRGRALAKFADWLAERDTAE, encoded by the coding sequence ATGACCGTCACGTTCGTCACCACGAATCCGGGAAAGGTCAACGAGGCCCGGGAGTACCTCGCCGAGCCCGTCGAACAGCTCGACTTCGACACGCCGGAGATCCAGAGCGCCGACCTGGGCGCCATCGCCGCCCACAAGGCCAGAGCGGCCTACGAGCACGCGGGCGAGCCGGTGTTCGTCGACGACGCCGGCCTGTTCGTCGAGGCCTTCGACGGCTTCCCCGGCCCGTTCTCCTCGTACGTCCACGACACCGTCGGCGTCGAGCGCGTCTGGCGGCTGACCGGCGAGGAGGACGACCGCGCCGCCAGCTTCCGCGGCGTCGTCGCCTACTGCGACGGCGACGACTTCGAAGCGACGCCCGAACCCGTCGACCGCGAGGACCGACGCGGGCAGGACCGCTCGGCCGACGAGCGCGCCGCGGCGACGACCGACGAGCGGGTCCGCACCGACGACGGCGACCTGTCGGTGAAGCTGTTCTACGGCGTGGTGCCGGGCGAGATCGTCGCACCCCGCGGCGACGGCGGGTTCGGCTACGACCCCATCTTCGAGTATGACGACCGCACGTTCGCCGAGATGGACCCCGACGAGAAGAACGCCGTCTCCCACCGCGGGCGCGCGCTGGCGAAGTTCGCCGACTGGCTCGCCGAGCGCGACACCGCCGAGTGA
- a CDS encoding GNAT family N-acetyltransferase, with translation MTLVRPAREGDTAPLRETHVAAIEAFGPEAYDERAVAAWADRGDDPSLEGLDDPDTYWVVAERGEGPPVAGFGRLDAAAGEVVAVYVHPDCARSGVGSAVLASLEGYARGAGLNELALTASLNAVGFYERHGYRAGEDVTLSIGDGVEIDCVEMRKSL, from the coding sequence GTGACGCTCGTCCGCCCCGCTCGCGAGGGGGATACGGCCCCGCTCCGCGAGACCCACGTCGCCGCGATCGAGGCGTTCGGTCCCGAGGCCTACGACGAACGCGCCGTCGCGGCCTGGGCCGACCGCGGAGACGACCCCTCGCTGGAGGGGCTCGACGACCCCGACACCTACTGGGTCGTCGCCGAGCGCGGCGAGGGGCCGCCGGTCGCCGGCTTCGGCCGACTCGACGCGGCCGCCGGCGAGGTGGTCGCCGTCTACGTCCACCCGGACTGCGCGCGGTCCGGCGTCGGCTCCGCGGTGCTGGCGAGCCTGGAGGGGTACGCTCGCGGCGCTGGGTTGAACGAACTCGCGCTCACCGCGTCGCTGAACGCCGTCGGGTTCTACGAACGCCACGGCTACCGAGCCGGCGAGGACGTGACGCTATCGATCGGCGACGGCGTCGAGATCGACTGCGTCGAGATGCGGAAATCGCTGTGA
- a CDS encoding DUF7384 family protein, protein MSDGTGPDPSPARIVADADVLAADLLVGGDARDALDHVRAHSWVTLVASGALLDDAEAVIADLADAELAADWRERAEALRTPVEHPPGDHPALASALHGGAMHVLSFDESLGSAAAGAAIRGRVETSVRSPRAFAAVFDAESLYEAVEGGEYPGPDRDPRA, encoded by the coding sequence GTGAGCGACGGCACCGGACCGGACCCGAGTCCCGCTCGGATCGTCGCGGACGCCGACGTGCTGGCGGCCGACCTCCTCGTCGGCGGCGACGCCCGCGACGCGCTCGACCACGTCCGCGCTCACTCGTGGGTGACCCTCGTCGCCAGCGGCGCGCTGCTCGACGACGCCGAGGCGGTGATCGCAGACCTCGCCGACGCCGAGCTGGCCGCCGACTGGCGCGAGCGAGCCGAGGCGCTGCGGACGCCGGTCGAGCACCCCCCGGGCGACCACCCGGCGCTGGCCTCGGCGCTGCACGGCGGCGCGATGCACGTCCTCAGCTTCGACGAGTCCCTGGGGTCGGCTGCCGCGGGCGCGGCGATCCGCGGGCGCGTCGAGACGAGCGTCAGGTCCCCGCGGGCCTTCGCGGCCGTCTTCGACGCCGAGTCGCTGTACGAGGCCGTCGAGGGCGGCGAGTATCCGGGCCCCGACCGGGACCCGCGGGCGTGA
- a CDS encoding potassium channel family protein, with amino-acid sequence MKFVIVGFGRVGMRTARILQSEGHDLVIVDNDPDKVERAREEGFTVVEGDGADESTLMAAGIADADAVGALTGDLNTNFSACMLGKHHGLRTALRIDEDYRQEIYEKYAEDVDEIIYPERLGAAGAKTALLGGDFNVLADLTEELSVATVSIPEGSPLIGRRVVEVDLQGDAHIYAHGRSDASMEIPLPQTEIEAGDDVALMAAPADLPEIRAFLRGDEAAAA; translated from the coding sequence ATGAAGTTCGTCATCGTCGGTTTCGGCCGCGTCGGGATGCGAACGGCTCGCATCCTCCAGAGCGAGGGCCACGACCTCGTGATCGTCGACAACGACCCGGACAAGGTCGAACGCGCCCGCGAGGAGGGGTTCACCGTCGTCGAGGGGGACGGCGCCGACGAGTCCACGCTGATGGCGGCCGGCATCGCCGACGCCGACGCCGTCGGCGCGTTGACGGGCGATCTCAACACCAACTTCTCGGCGTGTATGCTCGGCAAACACCACGGGCTGCGGACGGCTCTGCGCATCGACGAGGACTACCGTCAGGAGATCTACGAGAAGTACGCCGAGGACGTCGACGAGATCATCTACCCCGAGCGGCTGGGCGCCGCCGGCGCGAAGACCGCGCTGCTGGGTGGCGACTTCAACGTCCTCGCCGACCTCACCGAGGAGCTCTCGGTCGCGACGGTCTCCATCCCGGAGGGGTCGCCGCTTATCGGCCGCCGCGTCGTCGAAGTCGACCTGCAGGGCGACGCCCACATCTACGCCCACGGACGGAGCGACGCCTCGATGGAGATCCCGCTGCCCCAGACGGAGATCGAGGCCGGCGACGACGTGGCGCTGATGGCCGCGCCCGCCGACTTGCCCGAGATCCGGGCGTTCCTCCGCGGCGACGAGGCGGCCGCCGCCTGA
- a CDS encoding heavy-metal-associated domain-containing protein: MGQQITVTGMSCGGCEQSVEEALEGVEGVTHATADREAETATVEGDAATDALVAAVEDAGYEASA, translated from the coding sequence ATGGGACAACAGATCACCGTCACCGGGATGAGTTGCGGCGGCTGCGAACAGTCCGTCGAAGAAGCGCTCGAGGGCGTCGAGGGCGTCACCCATGCGACGGCCGACCGGGAAGCCGAGACGGCGACCGTCGAGGGCGACGCCGCCACCGACGCGCTCGTGGCCGCGGTCGAAGACGCCGGCTACGAGGCGTCGGCCTGA
- a CDS encoding bactofilin family protein, whose protein sequence is MRRIATVLVVLIVVLSVLPGVAAAATRTGGTVVVGADETVDEDLEAFGGTVVVRGTVNGDLQAFGGSVVVEGTVTGDVEATAGSVQILGAVGGDLTAAGGAVDVGDGAQIDGTLEAGAGSVAVAGTVLGDARIGADSIRLGEGAQIGGDLVYDGDLARADGAVVDGAVTRDEGLNAGGQTDFAIPGAVFTVYGVFVALLVGALLLLVFPGTAAAVADRATGDPLRTGGLGLLTAVAVPVVLAVVAITIVGIPLALAGGLAFGLLVWLGTIYGRFVLGTWLLSLADAENRWAALLVGVLAVAILRLVPVVGALTRLAVFLLGFGALVAVLVDGYRDRRDRRERAPRASDVDDTGAEPAD, encoded by the coding sequence ATGAGACGGATAGCAACGGTGTTGGTGGTACTGATCGTCGTCCTGTCGGTGTTGCCCGGGGTGGCGGCCGCGGCGACGCGAACGGGCGGGACCGTCGTCGTCGGGGCGGACGAGACCGTCGACGAGGACCTGGAGGCGTTCGGCGGGACCGTCGTCGTCCGCGGGACGGTGAACGGGGATCTCCAGGCGTTCGGCGGCTCCGTGGTCGTCGAGGGGACCGTGACCGGCGACGTGGAAGCCACCGCCGGGAGCGTCCAGATCCTCGGCGCCGTCGGCGGGGACCTGACCGCGGCGGGCGGTGCCGTCGACGTGGGCGACGGCGCGCAGATCGACGGGACCCTCGAAGCCGGCGCCGGCAGCGTCGCCGTCGCGGGGACCGTCCTCGGTGACGCCCGGATCGGCGCCGACAGCATCAGACTCGGCGAGGGCGCACAGATCGGCGGCGACCTCGTCTACGACGGCGACCTCGCGCGCGCCGACGGCGCCGTCGTCGACGGGGCGGTCACCCGCGACGAGGGGCTGAACGCCGGCGGCCAGACGGACTTCGCGATCCCCGGAGCGGTGTTCACCGTCTACGGCGTGTTCGTCGCGCTGCTGGTCGGCGCGCTGCTGTTGCTCGTGTTCCCCGGGACCGCCGCCGCGGTCGCCGACCGCGCGACGGGCGACCCGCTTCGGACCGGCGGGCTCGGTCTCCTGACGGCCGTCGCCGTCCCGGTCGTCCTCGCGGTGGTCGCGATCACCATCGTCGGCATCCCGCTGGCGCTGGCCGGGGGCCTCGCGTTCGGCCTGCTGGTCTGGTTGGGCACGATCTACGGCCGGTTCGTCCTCGGGACGTGGCTGCTCTCGCTGGCCGACGCCGAGAACCGCTGGGCCGCCCTGCTCGTCGGCGTCCTCGCGGTCGCGATCCTGCGGCTGGTCCCGGTCGTCGGCGCGCTCACCCGACTGGCCGTCTTCCTGCTGGGGTTCGGCGCGCTGGTGGCCGTCCTCGTCGACGGGTACCGCGACCGCCGCGACCGTCGCGAGCGGGCACCCCGCGCCAGCGACGTGGACGACACCGGCGCCGAACCCGCGGACTGA
- the samp2 gene encoding ubiquitin-like small modifier protein SAMP2 → MRVTVAVAGEDTHEVEVDADATYGDLLDPLPYGAHEVSVLVDGRPVPEDAPVEAETVEVLRLVKGG, encoded by the coding sequence ATGCGCGTCACCGTCGCCGTCGCCGGCGAGGACACCCACGAGGTCGAAGTCGACGCGGACGCGACCTACGGAGACCTGCTCGACCCGCTGCCCTACGGCGCACACGAGGTGTCCGTCCTCGTCGACGGCCGCCCCGTCCCCGAGGACGCCCCCGTCGAAGCCGAGACCGTGGAGGTGCTGCGGCTCGTCAAAGGGGGGTGA
- a CDS encoding peroxiredoxin family protein, with amino-acid sequence MSGTEPAPAFELPNVGAGPDPCSLATLAGTESFVVLLLHHDDACHDCRAQAKKAADRYAALRARDAVAVSVLPRGRERAEDWQDRFDLPHPLLVDPDGSTGADYGQPVRLPVFAELPIFGRLPAVVVVDTRGAEPEVAWTYRGKSTWDHPSMTTVLDGLDSVRK; translated from the coding sequence ATGAGTGGCACAGAGCCCGCACCGGCGTTCGAGCTACCCAACGTCGGGGCCGGCCCCGACCCGTGTTCGCTGGCGACGCTGGCGGGCACCGAGTCGTTCGTCGTCCTCCTCTTGCACCACGACGACGCTTGTCACGACTGCCGCGCCCAGGCGAAGAAGGCCGCCGACCGCTACGCCGCCCTGCGCGCCCGCGACGCCGTCGCCGTCTCCGTCCTTCCGCGGGGTCGCGAGCGGGCCGAGGACTGGCAGGACCGCTTCGACCTTCCCCACCCGCTGCTGGTCGACCCCGACGGGTCCACAGGAGCCGACTACGGCCAGCCCGTCCGTCTCCCGGTCTTCGCCGAACTCCCGATATTCGGACGCTTGCCGGCCGTCGTCGTCGTCGACACGCGCGGCGCCGAACCCGAGGTCGCCTGGACCTACCGCGGCAAGTCCACGTGGGACCACCCCTCGATGACGACCGTCCTCGACGGCCTCGACAGCGTCCGGAAGTGA
- a CDS encoding GNAT family N-acetyltransferase produces the protein MPRDVTVRPATADDLTGVLGVLDSAALETEADRVRASVDRGDAFVAVREETETSAEGAVLGAIVLVRPADTDGSDAAHVDAVAVRRRRRGQGIGRALVSAAAGRYDRLVAEFGAGVRPFYESLGFEIEPLDGERDRYRGVSDGPISLDDD, from the coding sequence ATGCCCCGCGACGTGACCGTCCGCCCGGCGACGGCCGACGACCTGACCGGCGTCCTCGGCGTCCTCGATTCCGCCGCACTGGAAACCGAGGCCGACCGCGTCCGGGCGAGCGTCGACCGCGGCGACGCGTTCGTCGCCGTTCGGGAGGAAACGGAGACGTCCGCCGAGGGGGCGGTCCTCGGCGCGATCGTGCTGGTCCGGCCGGCCGATACGGACGGATCCGACGCCGCACACGTCGACGCCGTCGCGGTCCGGCGGCGCCGCCGCGGCCAGGGGATCGGCCGGGCGCTCGTCTCGGCGGCCGCCGGGCGGTACGACCGGCTGGTCGCCGAGTTCGGCGCGGGCGTCCGACCGTTCTACGAGTCGCTGGGGTTCGAGATCGAACCGCTCGACGGCGAGCGCGACCGCTACCGGGGCGTGTCGGACGGGCCAATCTCGCTGGACGACGACTGA
- a CDS encoding phosphoglucomutase/phosphomannomutase family protein, with product MTADADADAIEFGTDGWRATLDEFTEPRVRMVGQAVATYLREESDGADAAADTDDGNATVAVGYDARETSRGFAEELARVLAANGFDVLVPPRDLPTPAVAWTVRERELAGGLMVTASHNPPEYNGVKFLPAGGAPALPEVTDALADRLAEPDPLPESEWGSVAEADLVGPYTDRVLDAVDADLSGLSVVYDAMHGSGRGVTDLLLERAGADVDRLRCDRDPEFGGDSPEPTADHLGELADRVAESGADLGVANDGDADRIAVVTPERGVLDPNCFFAATYGALLDGEFWASETETSGDVVRTVSTSSIVDRVAEAHGQSVHETAVGFKWVAQAMAEGDALMGGEESGGFGITTHVRNKDGVAVAVLAAAVAAAESYDDRVDALLERHGDIVQDRVSVDCPDDRKAPVLADLEDALPDELAGSAVEDVSTVDGFKVFLADGTWLLMRPSGTEPKLRVYAEGSSQGRVDELLAAGRDLVEPLV from the coding sequence ATGACCGCAGACGCAGACGCCGACGCCATCGAGTTCGGCACCGACGGCTGGCGCGCGACGCTCGACGAGTTCACCGAGCCGCGCGTCCGCATGGTCGGCCAGGCAGTCGCGACGTACCTCCGCGAGGAGAGCGACGGGGCCGACGCGGCCGCCGATACCGACGACGGGAACGCTACCGTCGCCGTCGGCTACGACGCCCGCGAGACCTCGCGAGGCTTCGCCGAGGAACTCGCCCGCGTGCTCGCCGCCAACGGCTTCGACGTGCTGGTCCCGCCCCGCGACCTGCCGACGCCCGCCGTCGCTTGGACCGTCCGCGAGCGCGAGCTCGCTGGCGGCCTGATGGTCACCGCCTCGCACAACCCGCCGGAGTACAACGGCGTGAAGTTCCTCCCCGCGGGCGGCGCGCCAGCGCTCCCCGAAGTCACGGACGCGCTCGCCGACCGCCTCGCCGAGCCCGACCCGCTCCCCGAATCGGAGTGGGGGAGCGTCGCGGAGGCCGACCTCGTCGGCCCGTACACCGACCGCGTGCTCGACGCCGTCGACGCGGACCTGTCGGGCCTCTCCGTGGTGTACGACGCGATGCACGGCAGCGGCCGCGGCGTCACCGACCTGCTCCTCGAACGCGCCGGCGCCGACGTGGATCGGCTACGCTGCGACCGGGACCCCGAGTTCGGCGGCGACTCGCCCGAACCCACCGCCGACCACCTCGGCGAGCTGGCCGACCGCGTGGCCGAATCGGGCGCCGACCTCGGGGTCGCCAACGACGGCGACGCCGACCGGATCGCCGTCGTCACGCCCGAGCGGGGCGTCCTCGACCCGAACTGCTTCTTCGCCGCGACCTACGGGGCGCTGCTCGACGGCGAGTTCTGGGCGAGCGAGACGGAGACCAGCGGCGACGTGGTGCGAACCGTCTCGACCAGCAGCATCGTCGACCGCGTCGCCGAGGCCCACGGCCAGTCCGTCCACGAGACGGCGGTCGGGTTCAAGTGGGTCGCGCAGGCGATGGCCGAGGGCGACGCCCTGATGGGCGGCGAGGAGAGCGGCGGGTTCGGTATCACGACCCACGTCCGCAACAAGGACGGCGTCGCCGTCGCCGTCCTCGCCGCCGCCGTCGCCGCCGCGGAGTCCTACGACGACCGCGTCGACGCCCTGCTGGAGCGCCACGGCGACATCGTCCAGGACCGAGTCAGCGTCGACTGCCCCGACGACCGCAAGGCGCCCGTCCTTGCCGACCTCGAGGACGCCCTGCCCGACGAACTCGCCGGTTCGGCGGTCGAGGATGTCTCGACCGTCGACGGGTTCAAAGTCTTCCTCGCCGACGGCACCTGGCTGCTGATGCGTCCCAGCGGTACGGAGCCGAAGCTACGGGTCTACGCAGAGGGGAGTTCTCAGGGACGGGTCGACGAACTGCTCGCGGCGGGTCGCGACCTGGTCGAACCGCTGGTCTGA
- a CDS encoding GIY-YIG nuclease family protein, with the protein MTDPRTTDPDHFVYLLRCADDTFYTGYTTDVERRVREHDEGAGAKYTRGRTPVELLHVEGFDSKSAAMSREYEIKDGTRAAKERIVAGGGVPEFVDLPVALLADDGR; encoded by the coding sequence ATGACCGACCCGCGGACCACCGATCCCGACCACTTCGTCTACCTTCTGCGGTGCGCCGACGACACTTTCTACACGGGTTACACCACCGACGTGGAGCGCCGCGTCCGCGAACACGACGAGGGCGCGGGCGCCAAGTACACCCGCGGCCGGACGCCGGTCGAACTCCTCCACGTCGAGGGCTTCGACTCGAAGTCCGCCGCGATGTCCCGCGAGTACGAGATCAAGGACGGTACTCGGGCCGCGAAGGAACGCATCGTCGCCGGGGGCGGCGTGCCCGAGTTCGTCGACCTGCCGGTCGCCCTGCTGGCCGACGACGGGCGGTGA
- a CDS encoding DUF7563 family protein, whose amino-acid sequence MPTCNHCGAHVSDQFARVFADETGSVHACPSCSANAGIAEVARERAPEA is encoded by the coding sequence ATGCCAACGTGTAATCACTGCGGTGCGCACGTCTCCGACCAGTTCGCCCGCGTCTTCGCCGACGAGACCGGTTCGGTCCACGCCTGTCCGAGCTGCTCGGCGAACGCGGGTATCGCCGAGGTCGCGAGAGAGCGCGCCCCCGAAGCGTAG
- the larB gene encoding nickel pincer cofactor biosynthesis protein LarB, with amino-acid sequence MRELLEAVAAGDVSPAEAEAELAGYATGDAGRFDAARATRSGVPEAVLAAGKTPAEVAALASTSVETTGRAVVTRADEAVEDAVRDVLAADHPEATVDADGRSGVVVAATPDFERSDLDAAVGVVTAGTSDAVPAGEAAAIAREMGATVERVDDVGVASLARVVDSLEVLREQDVLVVAAGREGALPTVLAGLVDVPIIGLPVSTGYGHAGEGEAALSGMIQSCTALSVVNVDAGFTAGAQAGLIARRIDAARTDR; translated from the coding sequence ATGCGCGAACTACTCGAAGCGGTCGCGGCGGGCGACGTTTCGCCTGCCGAGGCCGAGGCGGAACTCGCGGGCTACGCCACCGGCGACGCCGGGCGGTTCGACGCGGCCCGGGCGACCCGGAGCGGCGTCCCGGAGGCGGTGCTGGCTGCGGGCAAGACACCGGCGGAGGTCGCGGCGCTGGCCTCCACGTCCGTCGAGACGACCGGCCGAGCGGTCGTGACGCGGGCCGACGAGGCCGTCGAGGACGCCGTCCGCGACGTGTTGGCCGCCGACCATCCGGAGGCGACCGTCGACGCCGACGGCCGCTCGGGCGTCGTCGTCGCCGCGACGCCCGATTTCGAGCGGTCGGACCTGGACGCCGCCGTCGGGGTCGTGACGGCCGGGACGTCCGACGCGGTCCCCGCGGGGGAGGCCGCCGCCATCGCCCGCGAGATGGGCGCGACCGTCGAGCGGGTCGACGACGTGGGTGTCGCGTCGCTCGCGCGCGTGGTGGACTCGCTCGAAGTCCTGCGCGAACAGGACGTGCTCGTCGTCGCCGCCGGCCGCGAGGGGGCGCTCCCGACGGTGCTGGCGGGGCTGGTCGACGTACCGATAATCGGCCTCCCCGTCTCCACGGGGTACGGCCACGCGGGCGAGGGCGAAGCGGCGCTCTCGGGGATGATCCAGTCCTGTACCGCCCTCTCGGTCGTCAACGTCGACGCCGGCTTCACGGCGGGCGCGCAGGCCGGGCTGATCGCCCGCCGGATCGACGCCGCGCGGACCGACCGGTGA